A region from the Triticum aestivum cultivar Chinese Spring chromosome 3D, IWGSC CS RefSeq v2.1, whole genome shotgun sequence genome encodes:
- the LOC123075854 gene encoding uncharacterized protein isoform X2, with the protein MPQKRRRRRRRSPREGPSRRRRGEEGASFSGSLVESDSSSTTSSAPPSGSLDEPPVTRPARQSRYHEILASRLARLQLQAGVVVAADDTPNLPSDEIVQVLARSNFYDDELRAALVEDQVHKFLSVPHGPDVGDTYFGEDSGDDITAEEFAKYSGQLKTRRPAEIDIKTGLNQEQLDSLLAKYKRYRFKAYLLLLGKPVDELEEAALESKYPMELALENDFFYPCHHDSAFGWYFDSDLCLLANLSDYQRLVLPNRGGNEYEYDRWSQYKSFYNTPDADREYVLYWEKMVKEMKWLENHVLKDFLEWEPMRRKGLYQSIKIANGFSNIHLGLACHGFEEYVLRTRLYRLFVEGLYRAFLEIWKRVNEGQTSFRDALQEVYNENPVPLRQHTLKAELECLHDSAFGWYFDSDLCLLANLSDYQRLVLPNSGGNEYEYDRWSQYKAFYNTPDADREYVLYWEKMVKEMKWLENHVLKDFLEWEPMRRKGLYQSIKIANGFTNIHLGLACHGFEEYVWRTRLYRLFVEGLDRAFLEIWKRVNQAQEVYNQNAVPLRQHTLKAELEQPGGFLQLERQFRRCTEGISKELPDRRVQELIAQEINYKRALPKTYAQYARKKLVGIIPRAEIPA; encoded by the exons ATGCCGCAGAAGAGGCGCCGCCGCAGGAGGAGGTCCCCTCGCGAAGGaccctcccgccggcgccgcggTGAAGAAGGCGCATCGTTCTCTGGATCCCTTGTCGAATCGGATAGCAGCAGCACGACTTCCAGCGCACCGCCGTCCGGATCCTTGGACGAGCCGCCGGTCACCCGGCCGGCCCGCCAGTCCAGGTACCATGAGATCCTCGCCTCGCGCCTCGCCCGGCTGCAGTTACAAGCgggcgtcgtcgtcgccgccgacgaCACCCCAAATCTTCCTTCGGATGAAATTGTCCAAGTCCTCGCTCGTTCCAATTTCTATGACGATGAGCTGCGGGCTGCTCTAGTAGAAGATCAAGTCCACAAGTTCTTGAGCGTACCCCACGGACCAGATGTTGGAGATACATACTTTGGAGAGGACTCGGGCGATGATATCACTGCGGAGGAATTCGCCAAGTACTCCGGACAACTAAAGACTCGCAGACCGGCTGAAATTGACATTAAGACTGGACTGAATCAAGAGCAGTTGGACAGCCTCCTTGCCAAGTATAAACGTTATCGCTTCAAAGCTTACCTG TTGTTGTTAGGAAAGCCTGTCGACGAGCTAGAAGAAGCTGCATTGGAATCCAAGTACCCTATGGAGCTTGCCTTGGAGAATGACTTCTTCTATCCTTGCCATCATGATAGCGCCTTTGGCTGGTATTTTGACTCCGACCTCTGTTTACTTGCAAACTTGAGCGACTACCAGCGGCTAGTCCTTCCTAACCGT GGTGGGAATGAGTATGAATATGACAGATGGAGTCAGTACAAATCGTTTTATAACACCCCTGATGCTGATAGAGAGTATGTGCTGTACTGGGAAAAGATGGTCAAGGAAATGAAG TGGCTTGAAAATCATGTGCTTAAAGATTTTCTGGAG TGGGAGCCAATGCGCCGTAAAGGTTTGTACCAATCAATTAAGATTGCCAATGGGTTCAGCAACATTCATTTGGGTCTAGCATGTCATGGTTTCGAG GAGTATGTATTGAGGACTCGCCTTTATCGTCTGTTTGTGGAAGGTCTTTACCGTGCCTTTCTTGAGATTTGGAAGCGGGTCAATGAGGGTCAG ACGTCTTTCAGAGATGCTCTGCAGGAAGTTTACAATGAGAATCCGGTTCCATTGCGCCAACATACTTTGAAGGCTGAGCTGGAGTGCCTGCATGATAGCGCCTTTGGCTGGTATTTTGACTCCGACCTCTGTTTACTTGCAAACTTGAGCGACTACCAGCGGCTAGTCCTTCCTAACTCT GGTGGGAATGAGTATGAATATGACAGATGGAGTCAGTACAAAGCGTTTTATAACACCCCTGATGCTGATAGAGAGTATGTGCTGTACTGGGAAAAGATGGTCAAGGAAATGAAG TGGCTTGAAAATCATGTGCTTAAAGATTTTCTGGAG TGGGAGCCAATGCGCCGTAAAGGTTTGTACCAATCAATTAAGATTGCCAATGGGTTCACCAACATTCATTTGGGTCTAGCATGTCATGGTTTCGAG GAGTATGTATGGAGGACTCGCCTTTATCGTCTGTTTGTGGAAGGTCTTGACCGTGCCTTTCTTGAGATTTGGAAGCGGGTAAATCAGGCTCAG GAAGTTTACAATCAGAATGCGGTTCCATTGCGCCAACATACTTTGAAGGCTGAGCTGGAGCAGCCCGGTGGTTTTTTGCAACTGGAGCGACAA TTCCGCCGATGCACGGAAGGCATTAGTAAGGAA CTTCCAGATCGAAGAGTCCAAGAGTTGATTGCACAGGAAATTAATTACAAG CGTGCGTTGCCAAAGACGTACGCACAGTACGCCAGGAAGAAGCTCGTGGGAATCATTCCCAGGGCCGAGATACCAGCGTAG
- the LOC123075854 gene encoding uncharacterized protein isoform X1 has product MPQKRRRRRRRSPREGPSRRRRGEEGASFSGSLVESDSSSTTSSAPPSGSLDEPPVTRPARQSRYHEILASRLARLQLQAGVVVAADDTPNLPSDEIVQVLARSNFYDDELRAALVEDQVHKFLSVPHGPDVGDTYFGEDSGDDITAEEFAKYSGQLKTRRPAEIDIKTGLNQEQLDSLLAKYKRYRFKAYLLLLGKPVDELEEAALESKYPMELALENDFFYPCHHDSAFGWYFDSDLCLLANLSDYQRLVLPNRGGNEYEYDRWSQYKSFYNTPDADREYVLYWEKMVKEMKWLENHVLKDFLEWEPMRRKGLYQSIKIANGFSNIHLGLACHGFEEYVLRTRLYRLFVEGLYRAFLEIWKRVNEGQTSFRDALQEVYNENPVPLRQHTLKAELECLHDSAFGWYFDSDLCLLANLSDYQRLVLPNSGGNEYEYDRWSQYKAFYNTPDADREYVLYWEKMVKEMKWLENHVLKDFLEWEPMRRKGLYQSIKIANGFTNIHLGLACHGFEEYVWRTRLYRLFVEGLDRAFLEIWKRVNQAQMYFRDALQEVYNQNAVPLRQHTLKAELEQPGGFLQLERQFRRCTEGISKELPDRRVQELIAQEINYKRALPKTYAQYARKKLVGIIPRAEIPA; this is encoded by the exons ATGCCGCAGAAGAGGCGCCGCCGCAGGAGGAGGTCCCCTCGCGAAGGaccctcccgccggcgccgcggTGAAGAAGGCGCATCGTTCTCTGGATCCCTTGTCGAATCGGATAGCAGCAGCACGACTTCCAGCGCACCGCCGTCCGGATCCTTGGACGAGCCGCCGGTCACCCGGCCGGCCCGCCAGTCCAGGTACCATGAGATCCTCGCCTCGCGCCTCGCCCGGCTGCAGTTACAAGCgggcgtcgtcgtcgccgccgacgaCACCCCAAATCTTCCTTCGGATGAAATTGTCCAAGTCCTCGCTCGTTCCAATTTCTATGACGATGAGCTGCGGGCTGCTCTAGTAGAAGATCAAGTCCACAAGTTCTTGAGCGTACCCCACGGACCAGATGTTGGAGATACATACTTTGGAGAGGACTCGGGCGATGATATCACTGCGGAGGAATTCGCCAAGTACTCCGGACAACTAAAGACTCGCAGACCGGCTGAAATTGACATTAAGACTGGACTGAATCAAGAGCAGTTGGACAGCCTCCTTGCCAAGTATAAACGTTATCGCTTCAAAGCTTACCTG TTGTTGTTAGGAAAGCCTGTCGACGAGCTAGAAGAAGCTGCATTGGAATCCAAGTACCCTATGGAGCTTGCCTTGGAGAATGACTTCTTCTATCCTTGCCATCATGATAGCGCCTTTGGCTGGTATTTTGACTCCGACCTCTGTTTACTTGCAAACTTGAGCGACTACCAGCGGCTAGTCCTTCCTAACCGT GGTGGGAATGAGTATGAATATGACAGATGGAGTCAGTACAAATCGTTTTATAACACCCCTGATGCTGATAGAGAGTATGTGCTGTACTGGGAAAAGATGGTCAAGGAAATGAAG TGGCTTGAAAATCATGTGCTTAAAGATTTTCTGGAG TGGGAGCCAATGCGCCGTAAAGGTTTGTACCAATCAATTAAGATTGCCAATGGGTTCAGCAACATTCATTTGGGTCTAGCATGTCATGGTTTCGAG GAGTATGTATTGAGGACTCGCCTTTATCGTCTGTTTGTGGAAGGTCTTTACCGTGCCTTTCTTGAGATTTGGAAGCGGGTCAATGAGGGTCAG ACGTCTTTCAGAGATGCTCTGCAGGAAGTTTACAATGAGAATCCGGTTCCATTGCGCCAACATACTTTGAAGGCTGAGCTGGAGTGCCTGCATGATAGCGCCTTTGGCTGGTATTTTGACTCCGACCTCTGTTTACTTGCAAACTTGAGCGACTACCAGCGGCTAGTCCTTCCTAACTCT GGTGGGAATGAGTATGAATATGACAGATGGAGTCAGTACAAAGCGTTTTATAACACCCCTGATGCTGATAGAGAGTATGTGCTGTACTGGGAAAAGATGGTCAAGGAAATGAAG TGGCTTGAAAATCATGTGCTTAAAGATTTTCTGGAG TGGGAGCCAATGCGCCGTAAAGGTTTGTACCAATCAATTAAGATTGCCAATGGGTTCACCAACATTCATTTGGGTCTAGCATGTCATGGTTTCGAG GAGTATGTATGGAGGACTCGCCTTTATCGTCTGTTTGTGGAAGGTCTTGACCGTGCCTTTCTTGAGATTTGGAAGCGGGTAAATCAGGCTCAG atGTATTTCAGAGATGCTCTGCAGGAAGTTTACAATCAGAATGCGGTTCCATTGCGCCAACATACTTTGAAGGCTGAGCTGGAGCAGCCCGGTGGTTTTTTGCAACTGGAGCGACAA TTCCGCCGATGCACGGAAGGCATTAGTAAGGAA CTTCCAGATCGAAGAGTCCAAGAGTTGATTGCACAGGAAATTAATTACAAG CGTGCGTTGCCAAAGACGTACGCACAGTACGCCAGGAAGAAGCTCGTGGGAATCATTCCCAGGGCCGAGATACCAGCGTAG
- the LOC123076660 gene encoding uncharacterized protein: MPQKRLRRRRRRSPRRRRGEEGASLSAPLVESDSSSSTTFCTRAPEPLDEQPDARPAREYESRYHEILTSRLAELQLPACPALDDGDSPDLPSDEIVEALTRTSFYDDELRAAMVEYQIQKFLVEPHGPDVQAVDGDSGEDSGVGITDEQFVKYSEELKARSSAEIDADTRLNQEQFNRLHVKLIRYRIKACLLLKRKHIDELDDTSLERKYPIELALGDKDLSPYLEDGAFGWYFDSDLCLLASLSDYQRLVLPNCTWSEYESLSQYIAFYNTPEVDRDYVLYWENMVKEIKWLENHILKEDTPEWDQICHKGLYQAIRIAAELPNINFGLAYHGFMEYIWRTRFYVVFVKGLDRAYFEIWKRVTGQQMCFRDALQEVCNDNLVPSRQHTLKAELQRPGGFLQVERQVRRCTEGISKEIPDWIAQERVSQEVRFKRALPKTYAQYARKKLKVAEAIGLIPKADIPV, translated from the exons ATGCCGCAGAAgaggctccgccgccgccgcaggaggTCTCCTCGCCGGCGCCGTGGTGAAGAAGGCGCATCTTTATCTGCCCCCCTTGTCGAATCggatagcagcagcagcacgacTTTCTGCACACGGGCGCCCGAACCCCTCGACGAGCAGCCGGACGCCCGGCCGGCTCGCGAGTACGAGTCGAGGTACCATGAGATCCTCACCTCGCGCCTCGCCGAATTGCAGTTACCAGCCTGCCCGGCCCTGGACGACGGCGACAGCCCAGATCTTCCTTCGGATGAAATTGTGGAAGCCCTGACCCGTACTAGTTTCTATGATGATGAGCTGCGGGCTGCTATGGTAGAATACCAAATCCAGAAATTCCTGGTCGAACCCCACGGACCAGATGTCCAGGCAGTAGATGGAGATTCTGGAGAGGACTCCGGCGTTGGCATCACCGATGAGCAATTCGTCAAATACTCCGAAGAGCTGAAGGCTCGCAGCAGTGCTGAAATTGACGCTGACACTAGACTGAATCAAGAGCAGTTCAACAGACTCCATGTCAAGTTAATTCGTTATCGCATCAAAGCTTGCCTG CTGTTGAAACGAAAGCATATCGACGAGCTAGACGACACTTCATTGGAACGCAAGTACCCTATTGAGCTTGCCTTGGGGGATAAAGACTTATCCCCTTACCTGGAAGATGGTGCCTTTGGCTGGTATTTCGACTCCGACCTCTGCTTACTTGCATCCTTGAGCGATTACCAGCGGCTTGTCCTTCCTAACTGT ACTTGGAGTGAGTATGAAAGCTTGAGTCAATACATAGCGTTTTATAACACCCCTGAAGTTGATAGAGATTATGTCCTATACTGGGAAAACATGGTCAAGGAAATTAAG TGGCTTGAAAATCATATTCTTAAAGAAGATACTCCGGAG TGGGATCAAATCTGTCACAAAGGTTTATACCAAGCAATTAGGATTGCTGCTGAGCTCCCCAACATTAATTTCGGTCTAGCATATCATGGTTTCATG GAGTATATATGGAGAACTCGCTTTTATGTCGTGTTTGTGAAAGGTCTTGACCGTGCCTACTTTGAGATTTGGAAGCGGGTTACTGGGCAGCAG ATGTGTTTCAGAGATGCTCTGCAGGAAGTTTGCAATGACAATTTGGTACCATCGCGCCAACACACTTTGAAGGCCGAGCTGCAGCGACCTGGAGGGTTCTTGCAAGTGGAGCGACAA GTCCGCCGGTGCACAGAGGGCATTAGTAAGGAA ATTCCGGATTGGATAGCCCAAGAGCGGGTTTCTCAGGAAGTTAGATTCAAG CGCGCGTTGCCAAAGACATATGCGCAGTATGCGAGGAAGAAGCTCAAGGTTGCAGAAGCCATAGGATTGATTCCCAAGGCCGATATACCAGTGTAG
- the LOC123080897 gene encoding uncharacterized protein: MEWHELRAKAWRQAVRIATRFENIPLRLAYYGFREYTTSRYLAFVKDLDSVFFEIWKLVNGPNKMSFRDAMKHVYEENPFPLRKRDLEHELSHPVSLGLEEDFRRCTEGISKEVPEWIARVLISQEFSFKCDLPRRYVHYARKKLKIAEIIGLIPKSKITA; this comes from the exons ATGGAG TGGCATGAATTGCGTGCAAAAGCTTGGCGCCAAGCAGTTAGGATTGCTACTAGGTTCGAAAACATTCCTCTGAGGCTAGCATATTATGGTTTCCGG GAGTATACTACGAGCAGATATCTCGCGTTCGTGAAAGATCTTGACTCTGTGTTTTTTGAGATTTGGAAGCTGGTCAATGGGCCTAATAAG ATGTCTTTCAGAGATGCTATGAAGCATGTGTATGAGGAGAACCCATTTCCATTACGCAAACGTGATTTGGAGCATGAGCTGAGTCACCCTGTCTCGTTGGGATTGGAGGAAGAt TTTCGACGGTGCACGGAGGGCATCAGCAAGGAA GTTCCAGAGTGGATAGCGCGTGTGTTAATTTCGCAGGAATTTAGTTTCAAG TGTGATCTGCCAAGGAGGTATGTGCATTATGCCAGGAAGAAGCTCAAGATTGCAGAAATCATTGGATTGATTCCCAAATCCAAGATAACAGCATAG